The following coding sequences are from one Gigantopelta aegis isolate Gae_Host chromosome 15, Gae_host_genome, whole genome shotgun sequence window:
- the LOC121390636 gene encoding uncharacterized protein LOC121390636 has translation MCTNEAASGVQGLFLDAFVPANKPINCSCILETRQFLQIGINPVTLPDKECTSALHILLQRPVIYNCKPNTTFPIYWRNLLNIGLLIKLTTIAGHENTTYCIKLSITVGQGSLTLQCYSPDGKSMTSSTQSDDKTTLQRSTTPGSTETESTKSVEADTSSPLTEKSEISDTTVPVETTNIHTDSKAFPVAAAVGGAVGVVLIVAVVVVVIIIYIRKKRTKGKQNTGDDDDGDYVIRDLNPNNADTNLNPSVATTNVNRYNTDDNTGNTYEHLQQHCAVC, from the exons ATGTGTACAAATGAAGCTGCCAGTGGTGTTCAAGGATTATTTCTTGACGCGTTCGTACctgccaacaaaccaatcaattGCAGCTGTATACTTGAGACAAGACAGTTCCTTCAGATTGGTATAAACCCTGTTACCCTTCCAGACAAAGAATGTACATCAGCATTACATATACTATTGCAACGGCCAGTTATTTATAACTGTAAACCTAATACAACTTTTCCAATATATTGGCGGAATCTTCTCAATATAGGATTGCTAATTAAACTGACGACGATAGCTGGACACGAGAATACTACGTACTGCATCAAGTTAAGCATCACGGTTGGTCAAG GTTCGTTGACTCTTCAGTGTTATTCGCCAGACGGTAAGTCGATGACGAGTTCAACCCAGTCAGACGATAAAACCACCTTACAGAGATCGACAACACCAGGTTCAACAGAAACAGAATCAACCAAGTCAGTGGAAGCAGATACAAGTTCTCCATTAACAGAGAAGTCGGAGATATCAGATACGACAGTTCCCGTAGAGACGACGAACATACACACAGACTCGAAAGCTTTCCCAG tTGCTGCTGCTGTAGGTGGTGCCGTGGGTGTAGTTCTGATAGTCGCCGTAgtggttgttgttattatcatttatataaG GAAGAAACGAACAAAAGGCAAACAAAACAccggtgatgatgacgatggtgattACGTCATTAGGGATCTTAACCCTAACAACGCTGATACGAATCTTAACCCTTCCGTCGCTACTACCAATGTTAACCGTTATAATACTGACGACAATACTGGCAACACTTATGAACATCTACAACAACACTGTGCAGTATGTTAA